Below is a window of Candidatus Methylomirabilota bacterium DNA.
CGAATGGCCTTGCCCGTGAGGCTTCGCCGCAGATAGACGTAGAAGCCGACGCTGAGGCCGAGGGCCACCACCGCGGCGAGGACGCGATTGGCGGGGAAGACCGCGCCCAGGACGCGAAGCGGGGTAGCGAGATAGCCATAGCCCCTGAGGTCGGCGCTCCACACGAGGAGCGCGGCGTTCTGCAGCACGAAGAGGAGGCCGAAGGACAGCAGGAGCGAGCGCGACTCGATCGCCTCGCGCGCCTCCGCCTGGCCGAGCACGCGCGCGTAGAGGAGCCGGTGAAGGACGAGACCGGCGCCAAAGGCCGCCGGTCCCGTCACGAGCAGCGTGAGGAGCGGATTGGCCCCCCAGCCGGTATGCAGCGAGTACGTGACGTAGGCGCCCAGCATGAGGAACTCGCCGTGCGCCACGTTGAGCACGCGCATGAGGCCGTATTGAAGGTTCAGCCCCAGCGCCACCAGGGCGTAGATCCCTCCGGTGATCAGCCCCGTGCCGAGGATGTCGAAGAGGAGTGACGCGGTCACCGCATCACGTCCAACTGCGCTCCGTCACCCTCGCCCCTCACCCTCGGCCCCCTCACCCTCCCCTCTCCCCCGATGGGGGAGAGGGTTCTCTCTAGGAGGGGGTTTGGTCTGGTGGTCACGCCCACGCGGGCTTCGGTACGATGAGGGGCGCGGTGGCCAGAGCCTTGGGCCAGACGATCTCGAACTCTCCCTTCTGCCATTGGCCCACCATGCCGGGCGTGGTGACGTTCACGCCCTTGGCGAACTTGATGGGGCCCGCCACGGTCTGGAACTCGGTCGCGTCCAGCATCTCCTTGATCTTCTTCCGGTCGAGCCCCACCTCGCCCACGCAGCGCTCGAGGATCTGCAGCGAGCCGTAGGCGAAGGCGCTCGCCCACCGGTCGGGCTCTTTCTGGTGCTTCTTCACATGCGCCTCGTAGTACTCGCGGGCGCCCGGGTACTTCATCTTCGGGTTCCAGCCCGCGATCCCCGACACCCCCTCGGCGCCCTTGAAGCGGTCGCGGTAGAAGGGGAAGGCGGTGCCCACGGCGGCGAGATAGACAGGCGGATTGAAGTCGACCTCCTTGGACTGACTGGCTGCG
It encodes the following:
- a CDS encoding branched-chain amino acid ABC transporter permease produces the protein MTASLLFDILGTGLITGGIYALVALGLNLQYGLMRVLNVAHGEFLMLGAYVTYSLHTGWGANPLLTLLVTGPAAFGAGLVLHRLLYARVLGQAEAREAIESRSLLLSFGLLFVLQNAALLVWSADLRGYGYLATPLRVLGAVFPANRVLAAVVALGLSVGFYVYLRRSLTGKAIRALMDEPEGAQLVGVNLTRLHGVCFGLGVAMAAVTGSLISMLFELTPFVGLPYTVTALVVVILGGLGNVAGSLLGALLLGVVETAGVYLASSDIRLISSYAVLSLILILKPAGLFGR